The Ziziphus jujuba cultivar Dongzao chromosome 3, ASM3175591v1 region ATGGAGATTTTGGATTGGGCAAAAAAACTTTGTgatcaaagaaagaaacttgggcaAGTTGAACTCGAAGACTCCCACATGAAAAAATGCAATGTTATCCATCACTGTGCGGGTGACCAAGGTTTTTTGTTTCTGTTATTAACATGGTGCTGACATAAACATTTTGTCATTCTTGGTGGTTCAGGTTGGGCAAACTCGGACTGAGTCAGTAAAAAAATCAGCAAACGGCAGTTTGGTGGACCagacaagagagagagagagagagagagagagagaggtttggGGAGAGTTTCAAAAGAGATTCATGTCATTGAGAGACCCCATAAGGTATTTTTGAagccaattgataatgtgagtGAAGGGTCAGGCATGGATATGTAAGCATGGAGGCCATCATGTTCCCTCTGCTCCAAACTCTCTGTCTTCTCCAAAATTCTATATAATAAATActttgaaaaaatagaaatccaACTTTTTAACATTCCTGACTCAGAACCCATTTTGGATTTCTCAAAGACAAATCTATAATTTTTGATTTTCAAGTTACAATATTTTACCCACTTTTTTCCAATGAGTGAGAGTAGGAAAGTGTGATTAGCCTTTTTTTAGCCAAAGGTGGATCAAAAGGTAGCATTGCCGACATCTTGGAACTCttaattctttgttttttatcaaaaaagttCTTAATGCAACCAGTTAGATTCTAATTGTACAACTCCTATGATTACCTTTGCATTTTAAAAAACAGATATTGGGGTAAAGCATATCCATTTGGCTTctgagaaaattttctttttccctgaaaaaaaaaaaaaaatatgaaaaaaacccaaaatatccaAAACCATGTTTAGTGGTACAAGTAAAATTTTCTTGCCaaggattttattttcttgtgtcCCAAACAGTTCCTTCGGTTTCCGACCTACTTATTTTATTAGGGTTTTCCAGGGAGACAAGAATCTATTTATTTTGGCATTATAAAAGTCTTTGAAAGCTGGTCTGCattataaagagagaaaaaaaaaaaaaaaaaagttcatccaAATGCAAATATAACATAATCATTAGCATGTTGATATGTTATGAGTAGATTATGTGCCTAACGTGACATgaattatacatgtatatattttggcAGGGCTCTTATATcttaattaaactaattaatccaTTAATCATGAAACCCCCCTTAAACTTTCTCTAGAACCTGCTTGAAAATAGCAGAATCCTATatattttcaaacattttttttttccttgaaatttTAGTTGTACTtccattaaaattaatatgaattcAATAAACTAAATCATTTTGCATAAAATTAGCTCACACAAACCTCTATCGTAGCTCTAATTcaacaatttatattttctttttgaaatcaacaatttatgtattttaataataaagttgTAAGGCAGaaaatcaagtattttttggAATGTTTTGGACCACCAAATCAATATGTTTTAATAAGATTTCTAAAAAATGGGTAGTTCTTTAGACATATCATTAGATTACAATTGGTATGagtaaaataacaaacaaacttatattttatatatatatatatatatataaacttttcaTGGATTACATTATTACGTTCAGAAATATTCGGTTACagattatttttagtttatttttatgaacAGTTAGCTgagaaacatataataaaatctttGACAATCATGGTTCACATTGGACTGTTATTATTAGTGCATGTTATTGATCCTGGCGTTAATTTTTTGGTCactattgtaaaataaataaataaatataatcgtTTTCTATTGCAGGAATAATATTGAGCCTGTTTGGGTGTGATCAATTGGGCTGAGCTGATAAAGAATGATATGAGTTAGGCCTAAAGTTTCCCAGGGATGTTCCTAAGTGCACCAGGGAAAAAACTATACACACCGACATTATGTTGCAAAGATATATTGAGGACAAATTAGTTCAGGAAAATGAATTGATTTTtagtgctcttttttttttattattttttttaaatgtatataaGAGATAATGTTAGAAGAGGAGAgataataatgttattttattttttttagatttaatttattaaagaaaCTGTAGAcacagatttttatttttattttttctcttcttttttatttttttttatttttatttttttggttcgaTTCAGATGCTGATAAAGTTTTGTGCCGTCCAGaaatttagtaaaattggacCTTTTTCCCTTCCTTTAAAGTAAAATTGGTCTCTATATTCCATTTAAGAAattgtatttgttattttttattttatatttatatttggagaTATTATAAAACATATGATTATGAGTCAAAAGAGAAAGTACAGAAATCattactaccaaaaaaaaaaaaaaaaaaaaaggtcaaagatTTGAAGCATTATCTATCTCCTCATCAAAATGACACATCGGCATTCCttattctaatttatttatttttcattaattaaaatgaagtttttcacttgaaaggaaaaaaaaagttaaatcaaTGTATAACACtggacaaaatttttttttcacataattACTATGTTTTATCTCAAGAAGAAGAGAGTGTTCTCCAATtataccttgttttcttttttctttttttgataaatatgctccaattatatacttattaacataaaataaattgagTAATCATATCATATTTGATCTTCTGGAAAGATAATTCCCAACCTATTATGGGAGATATACTATGTGAACATTAAATATAAACGAAATCCATTTGCTTTTATGGTAATTTAGTAGACTATTATATTAATTCACTTTTACATATTAAAcgtttagttttaaaaattaaaaaaaaaatgtaaaatcacGTGGGTAAGAAACAATAAATGAAAAGGAGTATCAAGAAACTTAATTGGACATCCACATCAACACTGAAGCAATATCCTACATAACAgatcaatttgaatatttaattatatatatatatatatatatatatatataatattagttcttgttctttgattttgtttattCTTTCTCAAAACCTATTAATGAATCGGAAAAATATTACTTATATATAGTGTTTTCCTATAAAGAGTTTTCCTATGTGTTATTACCAGTGTTCTTTATTTAGTGTGGTTTATACTGATTAATTGaaagaatttaattttcttttaattttttaaactaaaaattgttaattccattttaatattttcagaactttgcaatttaaatttttaatttttcaattaagtAAGTTAggtctttaatattttaattttttacaatttaaatctttttaaactttaattaatagaatttaATAACTATAGTAGCCAATATCAAACTatgttaaattttgaattaaaaaatattaaaatgtaaaattttaaattaattataaaactcaatagtattaatattttttattttaacatacaatttaatattagttaagtgatttgcacctttttttttatttaaaaaaatgtataataatTTGGAAACAGatacaattaatttaatatcaattatGTAAAACAgtagttaaattttatattcaaaagttaaataatatttaagttgtgacaaattgaaaaatttaaaaagtaaattactatgtcaaaaaattaaagaaaaattttaaaaaataaaaatattaaaatacaattaattcaattaaaaatctaatatgaaAAGGTAAATTTTTTTGAGCAACCAATTAAAATGCCACTTCCATATATAAATTGCAATGGATATGGTTACGATGAATAGTAAGTTTCTATAAATTATGATAAACCCAGTCAAcctctttcccaaaaaaaatgataaaataaaaaggcacCAAATCACCCtctcatgcatgcatgcatgcatgcataaaCACGTACATATATAGACCTATCCAAAAATGCCACACCACACCTCCAACAACAAATCTACTAGTAGCTCTATATATCTGATTCTTATTTTGTTAACCCCAAAATCTTCGGCAAAATATCTAAGatccatatatataatcttttttgTGTGTACGTATGTGTGCATGTTGATTAACTGGCCTTCTAAATTAGTCTTTATAAGTCATAAGAAAGTCCGACCTTTTTTCTCTTCCTCACAAAAAATTTCccttatttttctctttcctttccatCCCTCTCCAATAACCACCAAACTAtctctttttcaattttctttgtcCAAAACCTCTCCAACAAATTaaccctttttctctttttattagttttcccattatctccttttttttttttttttttttcttttgcaaagcAAATGGCTTTGTTTTCTCTTCTCCTCTACcccatataaaacaaaaaaataaagttaaaaaaaaaaaaaaaacaaagcccCCTCCATTAAAaactgtttctttttcttcccatttttttttttttaaaacacaagGCAGGATGGCCTTTTGGAGGTTCTCTCCATTTTCAGTACTCCTTGGCCTCCTGTCTCTCCTTCTCCTCCACCCCATCACCACAACAACAACCTCCACCATCGGTATCCGCCTCAGCATTATCAGAAAACCTTCCGACGACAACCTTCCCGTTTTCCGGGAAGCTCCGGCGTTCCGGAATAGCGATCAATGCGGCTCTTCAGACTCCGACAGAATCCATGTCGCCATGACACTGGACGGAAACTACCTCCGAGGAACAATGGCAGCCGTGCTCTCCATGTTACAACATTCAACATGTCCAGAAAACCTTGCCTTCCATTTCCTCTCGGCTCATTTAGCTCCTGAGCTCTACTCCAGCATTAAATCCACTTTCCCTTACCTCAACTTCACAATCTATCGCTTCGATCCAAACCGTGTTCGCGGTATGATATCCAAGTCCATTCGCCAAGCATTGGATCAACCTCTCAACTATGCAAGAATCCATCTAGCTGACATAATCCCCACCAATGTTGGTCGGGTTATATATTTGGATTCAGACCTGGTGGTTGTGGATGACATAGAGAAGCTTTGGAATGTGGATATGGAGGATAAAGTAGTGGCTGCACCGGAATATTGCCACGCTAATTTCACGCAGTATTTCACCGGTACATTCTGGTCGGATTCGAATCTGTCGAAGACTTTTGAGGGAAGAAATCCGTGCTATTTCAATACCGGAGTGATGGTGGTGAATGTGGATAAATGGAGGAAAGGGAGGTATACACAGAGAGTTGAGGAATGGATGGCGGTTCAGAAGCAGAGGAGGATATATCAGTTGGGTTCTTTGCCAccttttttgttggttttggcTGGGAATATTAAGGCCGTTGATCATAGATGGAATCAACATGGATTGGGTGGTGATAATTTTGAAGGCAAATGTAGGTCTCTTCATCCTGGTCCTATTAGTCTTCTTCATTGGAGTGGGAAAGGGAAGCCATGGCTGAGATTAGATTCCAGAAAACCATGCACCGTTGACTATCTGTGGGCTCCTTATGATCTTTACCGTTCATCTAGACATTGGTTAGaagaatgatatatatttatatatatatatatatatacacacacatatgaaTAAATGGAAGATGAAGAagtttgatgatgatgatgatgagagtGGTACTTTATATTGAAGATGAGTAAGAGAAAGCGTTTTGATCCAGTTGAAttattggggggggggggggggggggggggggggggggtgggggaaaggacaaaaagaaaaaaaaaaaaaaaaaaagagagagagagagggttggGTTTTGGTATTTTGTTCCATGGAGAGGGCTTTAATCGCATATAGCAAGGAGGATAAgttgtaatttaatttctttttgtttttttttggtttttcttcttgccacagctcttttttgttttttgttttctgtttttttcctttttctttattatttttttgagacTAGGTTGTGGGTGGAGTTATATTTCAGCTTGTAAACCATGATTAAGAGAAGTCAGAcatgttttatgttttattaaaagttttacAAAGAATTCATAAAAGTTGTACAGGTTCATCAAGGGGGTCTTTTTCTTAAGTTTGTGATGAGCCTGGTTCACCTTTTGCGTTTTTGGAAGCCGGGAAAAATCCTAATTTGGTACTCCATCTAATTTGTTGTAGTTATAATGCTAAATTGCTACACCGATGATAATGACCCAGTTAGCTTTCCTCCCATATATAGATGCTTATTTACTGAATTAATCAATATTTATGAAGTTTACTTACAAATCCACATCCAATACTACAATAGTTGCATTCTTcatttgttttatgaaaatataaatttttatataaaaataagtaatTATTGACATCCATATAAACAGAAGTATAAAAGCTAAGGGCCTTTTTCAAGCCAAAAATCTCACTATATATTGAAAGGGaagcaaaaaatatacatttaaataaaatctattGTAAACATAAATTAGTTCAACGTTATTTAtaaatactatttaattaaaaggtACAAAAACATTATATTTCCTCATGCTATTTCTCACCTAAGGCCACAAAGTCCTTAATATTGACCTCTACACTTTCGCCACAGCAGCAGAGGGACACGTACCCAATGTATTCCACAAAATATAATCTCCAGAAGCAACCTATTTAACAAAGTAGAATGActtaaaatggatttacaaaGTATTGaggaaaatttaattatttgcatatCATCAATAAGAAATGGAATGGCTTCTATATATCCAACTTCAAGTCTACAATGGTTACAAACTCTATCAAGTTAACAGACATAAAAAGTACATTAAGCTTAGGAACCTAACCTGGGTTGAGAACTCCACTGGTGCTTTAACAGCTGGATAAATGCTTACCTACATGTAGCacaaaaaatcataatatatcCAGCATAGACGCAAATCTAAGGCGGTATGTCAGGAAAAAAATAAGTCAGTCTCTTAAAGCTATTGTAATATCCCCCATTAACAGGACACAGGAAAGCAGAGGTGGTATGTCTTTAGAACTTTAGACTAAGAAAAATACTTGTTTTTCATTAGCAATTAAAGTCGCATATTTGTTGGAGTTATCAAAAGATCCTAatgggaaagaaaatgaaaatgaaaattatcaaaGAACCACCATTCATGTCTCTGTCTACTTGAGCACCCCAAACGAAATACAGACAATGTGAGGAGAATTAAAGGATAAACTtacagattttggatcaatCAACATTCCAGATAATGATGCCCCAACAATTTTGAAAGATACCTGTAACCATGAGTCAAGAAAAGCCTGTAAATGAAAAACCTTAACTTTTTGATTAGATATGCAACAAacactataaaaatatatattcattttcaaGAGAGTATGTGTCTGATCAATTTGTGTTTCAACTTACATTTTCTCCTATGCATTTCCACAAAAATAACATACGCAAGAGACAATAATATGAAGCAACCAACAGGACTGCAGCATACCAAGTCAATCCAGCAAGGTAACATTAATGAAAGCACAACATTCTTTTTTCACTTTCATGCATTATATGATGAAAACTAACTTGAGGATGATTTTGCAACAAACAGCTTGGGATAAGATTCAACAAGGCTTGTAGTCACTTTTGGAACTGAAAGCAAATGCTATTCATATACATAAGACCAAATAGTCGATTAAGTTCAGGTAATTGCATTCAATACCTTGGCATAGTTGTAAGCTTGCCAGCAAAATGGCTCTTCCAAATCAACTGAAGGAAGGTCCTTGCtcattttttccattaaaaattcCTCTACATTTACCATATTATTAGAACCATCTGTATCATTATCACTATCTTCATCAATCATGCTTCCAGAGGCTAAACTAGAAGGCAATCTTTGAATTTGCCATGGTGCAAATCGAACTGTTCCAGGGAAGGTTGCCTCAATACTTTTCCCTGTAAGGCCTCGCCCACTTAATATGATTTTCCATTCAACTGAATGCTCTGTAGTTGAAACTGTTCCAATTGAAGGAGTACCATCAAATGAAAGAACCCTTCTTCTAGGAAAAGGCATTGTAACAGTACAAAATTCCATTGTCAGAGGAGACTTATAACCTTCCATCAGCcgcaatttgaacaaaaaagcACCTTTGTCTGCAGAGACCATTGACAACTGGTAAAATCCTTTGATAGGAGGTCCAACACTGCAAGTTGCTTGATAAcgcattaaaacaaaattacccATCGGTGGGGAAAACATCACATTCTGCTTATCCAAACCATGTTCTGGAATCTGAGCACAAGGATGGAATGATAAAacttcaacatgattttttgtgAATCCTGTCAAGGGGAAAGACACATCTGGCAATCCTTCTAATTCTGCTCGGCTGTTTATTTGACCAGAAATGGATATACTATCCGGAATCTCATCTCGATCATACATAGCAGCATGAACTATCTCATGAATTGTGAATAGCATTCTCTGCTTTCCTTTATAAAGGTATGGCTTCCATGCTGGTTGTTTGAGGTCTGAAGGAGGCAAATCTGATGCAGAAAATCCATTAACCTTTATGGAGAAAATATTGGAATAATTCAGATCCAAAGGTGTACCTACATGGAAGGTAGACATGAAAATAAGAGACCAATGAGAAATAGCCAATGAAggtcataattaaaaaaatatgagatgagAAATACCCTAATAAAAAGTACCAACCAAAGGGCATTGAACTTGTTATGAAAGTTCGAAGTGCATCTTTATCCAAAGGCCTTATACCAGCCTTTGGAGCATCTGAAGTTACAGTTCCAGTCACAGCAGTGCCAGAAGGAGTTGTAGATGCAACAGGTGCAGCTACAGGTTTAGCCCTCGAGGAGATTCCTGATATTCCTATACTGCCAGTTAGCGAATCCAACAATCCTCCTACTGATGGAGCAGCAGTTACAACCACCTCAGGTTCTACAGTATCACCAGTAATTATGTCGCCAAGAGCATGTGCAACCATGAACGCCCTATAAATTCAGAAAATGAAACAAGTTAAAAATCCTAGTAAAATGCAATACATATCACTTAAAAACAGTCAAAATCAGTTTGCATCAACTGTCAAGCCCAATTCCCTCCACCCCCAATAGCTCAACTTGCAAGTTGCAACTGCTGCTCAAAGGCAGCATCAGATACAAATTGCAAAGTCAGTGATAATGCCGAGCAAAATGAGAAAACATACAAGCTAAATTCTGAAAAGTgggtcaaaagaaaaaaaatggacaaTACTGTAAGAGGTATTGTTAGGCACATCAGTTTCGCTGAACAACATTGCGAAGTAACTTACCATACCCTGTGATGGACGGTAAATCGAGCAGCAGGGAAGATAAGCTTTCATCCAATCCAACAGCATTTCCACAATCAGATCTCTTACACAATCTAGCATACGCCTTCAAATGCCTTGGCTCAACCAAAGGCAATACAAGGATGCAGTATTGACCTTTCACATGCAAGATTAAAGGCCAAAGCAAATTGTTATCCCCTTCCTCTTCTTTGTTAACGTACAGGCCTATGATGTGACGCGTAATTGGATCATCAACCCACGAATCCGATCCTTCAGCTGACTGACTCACACGTATACCAAACCCACGAACAGATCCTTCCCTATTCAAAAAACAAGCTAACTTTAGCAGGCCATGGAGATTCTACCAAAGAAATGTTACATCAAACACTATATGATAGCTTTTTTCAAATCAAAGTCGTTATTCCTACTTTCCAAAATCAATATTAACATTATAATTCACGAAATTAGATCATTACGCAGCTAAAGCTCTAACATTTTTCttcagccaaaaaataaaaaataaaaaaataaaaaaataataataataaaaaattaagctaACCTTTTCCTTCTCTCTAGAAAAGCAGCAAGGAGCTCTGAATCGTTAGGGAGTGAAGGAAAAACGGTGTAGCTAAGGCCACCTTCAGCTGTAGACTTGCTGTCGCTATCGTTCTCACTCTTGCAAGCTGTTCGCCACCGCTTCTCTACGACCGGAAACCTCCTGAATCCGATAAATCGAACTTCGAACTTTCAATTTTATAcattatttttcacaaatttgtttTCCATgacaaaatttgaatatttcgaAAGCAAGATTCAGCAAAtgtaaaggtaaaaaaaaaaaaaaaaaaaaaaaaaagcattttgctttcaaaattaagaaaaacactttcagataaatataaattaaacggTGTGAACAAGAtccagaaataaaaaataaaaaattaaaacaaacagGAATAAAAGTAGAAGAAGGACCTGGAGAAGACTACGGAATCGAGGTTGTTGAGGATCCAGATGGCTCTGATACTGcaacctcctcctcctcctcctccaggCATGGCTTTTGCTTCTTCGGAGCTCTGCGAGTCTGGAGAGAGAAATCGAAACGGTGTTTAAGCCAAGAAACAgcgtgagagagagagagagagatcaaaGAGAATGAAGCTCTGGTGGTGGTGATTCTCGTTGAAGATGCACTAAGCGCATCATTTTTGACAGTTAACCTGCAAATACCAAACGCCGTCGTTTTccctttcatattttatatttaatgcatatatatatgttttttttttttggtttgctttacttttctaaaataattgtaaatattttaaGTCAATTACAATAAatagatagataaataaataaataattgggtCATTATATCACATTATTGTGTTGCCAAATTCCAATCAAAtgattaaaacatttttagaaaatgtgttatatatattattatttgagaaTTGCGtattgtatataatattattgttattttggatgggaaaaaaaaaaaatttccaatttttgacctgaaaatggtggaaaagtgagaatgaagaaaatgaagggcACGACCACCATGGGTCTACACTGAGAGATTGaagcgcaaaaaaaaaaaaaaaaaaaaaaaacttctagaAGGAATCAACCACTTTTTGGTTTTtcgcacttttttttttttttttttgggcgactctcttctcttttcttttctctcctacacagtctctctctctctttctctctctctctctctctctctctctctgttcatCAATTTGAAACACCGACTCTGAAACGAAACAACCCAAACCTTCAAATCGATTCTCCGAAACACCGACTCTGAAACGAACCAACCCAAACCTTCAAAACAGAAAGacagaagggggaaaaaaaaaaaaagaaaagaaaagaaaacgacATGTCGTTCTCATTCTTCAAGCCGTCGAGGCCTAAAACCCCACAAGACGTGGCCAAGGCAATCAAGGACAGCCTCGTCGCCCTCGACACCAAGACCGTCGTTGAAGTTAAAGCCCTCGAGaaggtgggttttttttttttttttttttttttttttttgtaatgaaaTGTCATGTCTGATTTCTCTTAgcttccttttaaaaataaaaatgaaaattggaaaTTGAATCCATCGCTTATTGTTTTGATCGAATTATTTGGGAAATTTTGGTGCTTTGCGATCATACATTATTCAATTGGTATTGACGAAGTGTTTCTATTGCTTTTTGAAGCGAAATTACTGTGATTTTAGCTCATTAGGTGGGAAGGAAATTGGACTGTGAGATACCCTGAAATTTTAGCCCATTATCTAATATTGAAATTGATCACATAAAGGGCTGAAGAAAATGGAAAGTGGGTAGTTTAGGATTTTTGATTCTTTATCAATATTCTGAAAAAATAatacctttttttcctttttaatgaatttttgtgGGGTGTTTTTATTACAGGCTCTAGAAGAAGTTGAAAAGAATTTTGTGACAATGAGGTGTATGCTGGTGGGAGATGGGGAGGTTGAACCCGTACCCGAACAAGTTTCACAGCTTGCTCTAGAAGTATGTAAAGAGGATGTTATTACTCTAATAGTTCACAAGATGGCTATTTTAGGATGGGAAGTAAGTTATGATGGTTGTTGTTTTTTCGACATTGTAATGGGTTCGACGCGTTGGATTGTATGAAATAATTTTGTCTCATTGCTTTTTAAGGCAAGAAAAGACTTGGTTCACTGTTGGTCCAT contains the following coding sequences:
- the LOC107407260 gene encoding AP-5 complex subunit mu; its protein translation is MPGGGGGGGCSIRAIWILNNLDSVVFSRRFPVVEKRWRTACKSENDSDSKSTAEGGLSYTVFPSLPNDSELLAAFLERRKREGSVRGFGIRVSQSAEGSDSWVDDPITRHIIGLYVNKEEEGDNNLLWPLILHVKGQYCILVLPLVEPRHLKAYARLCKRSDCGNAVGLDESLSSLLLDLPSITGAFMVAHALGDIITGDTVEPEVVVTAAPSVGGLLDSLTGSIGISGISSRAKPVAAPVASTTPSGTAVTGTVTSDAPKAGIRPLDKDALRTFITSSMPFGTPLDLNYSNIFSIKVNGFSASDLPPSDLKQPAWKPYLYKGKQRMLFTIHEIVHAAMYDRDEIPDSISISGQINSRAELEGLPDVSFPLTGFTKNHVEVLSFHPCAQIPEHGLDKQNVMFSPPMGNFVLMRYQATCSVGPPIKGFYQLSMVSADKGAFLFKLRLMEGYKSPLTMEFCTVTMPFPRRRVLSFDGTPSIGTVSTTEHSVEWKIILSGRGLTGKSIEATFPGTVRFAPWQIQRLPSSLASGSMIDEDSDNDTDGSNNMVNVEEFLMEKMSKDLPSVDLEEPFCWQAYNYAKVSFKIVGASLSGMLIDPKSVSIYPAVKAPVEFSTQVASGDYILWNTLGTCPSAAVAKV
- the LOC107405585 gene encoding probable galacturonosyltransferase-like 4, translated to MAFWRFSPFSVLLGLLSLLLLHPITTTTTSTIGIRLSIIRKPSDDNLPVFREAPAFRNSDQCGSSDSDRIHVAMTLDGNYLRGTMAAVLSMLQHSTCPENLAFHFLSAHLAPELYSSIKSTFPYLNFTIYRFDPNRVRGMISKSIRQALDQPLNYARIHLADIIPTNVGRVIYLDSDLVVVDDIEKLWNVDMEDKVVAAPEYCHANFTQYFTGTFWSDSNLSKTFEGRNPCYFNTGVMVVNVDKWRKGRYTQRVEEWMAVQKQRRIYQLGSLPPFLLVLAGNIKAVDHRWNQHGLGGDNFEGKCRSLHPGPISLLHWSGKGKPWLRLDSRKPCTVDYLWAPYDLYRSSRHWLEE